From the Paludibacterium paludis genome, one window contains:
- a CDS encoding benzoate/H(+) symporter BenE family transporter has product MSSTVPSSSIRLSDLVHPVVAGLISVIVNYGGTFILVFQAARAAGLEPALTASWVWSVSIGVGTTGLVLSVLSREPVITAWSTPAAAFLVTALATTPYAEAVGAYLVSAAAFVALGLSGCFERVIRLIPPGVASGLLAGILLQFGIGAFGGMSVDPALAGMLIAAYVTFKRFTARYAVVGILTLGLAYLLIRGQVDLSGLALKLAAPVFTMPAFSFNSLLSVALPLFLITLTGQYMPGMLVLRNDGFKTSANPIVAVTGLGSLLMAPFGSHAFNIAAITAAICTGREAHEDPSRRWIAGVAAGLFYILVGVFGVTLAAVFMAFPPTFITTLAGLALLGTIGGSLANALADAKTREAALITFLAAAANITLFGVGGAFWGVLIGLAAYAGLNGRLPRFAPRPVTVRKGADS; this is encoded by the coding sequence ATGTCGTCCACCGTCCCTTCTTCGTCCATTCGCCTGAGCGACCTTGTCCATCCCGTCGTGGCGGGCCTGATCTCGGTCATCGTCAATTACGGCGGCACCTTCATTCTCGTCTTTCAGGCCGCCAGGGCGGCCGGCCTCGAGCCCGCGCTGACGGCTTCGTGGGTATGGTCCGTGTCGATCGGCGTGGGAACGACGGGGCTTGTCCTCAGCGTGCTTTCCCGGGAGCCGGTCATCACCGCCTGGTCCACCCCCGCGGCCGCCTTTCTCGTTACGGCGCTGGCGACCACGCCCTATGCCGAAGCCGTGGGCGCTTATCTGGTCTCGGCGGCCGCCTTCGTCGCGCTTGGCCTGTCGGGCTGTTTCGAACGGGTGATCCGGCTGATTCCGCCGGGCGTGGCCTCGGGATTGCTGGCTGGCATCCTGCTGCAATTCGGCATTGGAGCTTTTGGCGGCATGAGCGTCGATCCCGCGCTGGCCGGCATGCTGATTGCCGCCTACGTGACGTTCAAGCGTTTCACGGCGCGTTACGCGGTGGTCGGCATTCTGACGCTGGGGCTCGCTTACCTGCTTATCCGGGGACAGGTCGATCTGTCGGGGCTGGCGCTGAAGCTTGCCGCTCCGGTGTTCACCATGCCGGCGTTTTCGTTCAACAGCCTGCTGAGCGTGGCGTTGCCGCTGTTCCTGATCACGCTGACCGGCCAGTACATGCCCGGCATGCTGGTGTTGCGTAACGACGGCTTCAAGACCAGCGCCAATCCCATTGTGGCCGTGACCGGACTGGGCTCGCTGCTGATGGCGCCATTCGGGTCGCATGCTTTCAATATCGCCGCGATCACCGCGGCGATCTGCACCGGCCGCGAAGCGCACGAAGATCCATCCCGGCGCTGGATCGCCGGCGTCGCGGCGGGCCTCTTCTATATCCTCGTCGGCGTGTTCGGCGTGACGCTCGCCGCGGTTTTCATGGCGTTTCCGCCGACCTTCATTACCACCCTGGCCGGCCTCGCCTTGCTGGGCACCATTGGCGGGAGCCTCGCCAATGCGCTGGCCGATGCGAAGACCCGCGAGGCGGCGCTGATCACATTTCTTGCCGCGGCCGCCAACATCACGCTGTTCGGCGTCGGGGGGGCGTTCTGGGGGGTGTTGATCGGTCTGGCGGCCTACGCGGGACTCAACGGCCGTTTGCCGCGATTTGCCCCGCGACCCGTTACTGTCAGGAAAGGAGCCGATTCATGA
- a CDS encoding YggS family pyridoxal phosphate-dependent enzyme, translating to MTISSITQTSHDRHGRYPQALCVEDLRRNLDTVRARIAEACRRAGRDPGDVRLLPVSKTIDEARIRLAHAAGCRLLGENKVQEAHRKWEAMADLTDLRWSVIGHLQTNKARQVARFAAEFQALDSLRVARALDRHLQAEGRALDVFVQVNTSGEASKYGLAPDDAPAFIAALPDFSSLRVRGLMTLALFSSEADRVRECFARLRELRDRLRQCAPDGIGLDELSMGMSGDFEIAIEEGATVVRVGQAIFGARALPDSYYWPAGGDA from the coding sequence ATGACTATTTCGTCCATCACCCAGACTTCACACGACCGGCATGGCCGTTATCCGCAAGCGCTTTGCGTCGAGGATTTACGGCGCAATCTTGACACGGTGCGGGCGCGCATCGCCGAAGCCTGCCGGCGCGCCGGCCGCGACCCGGGCGACGTGCGCTTGCTGCCGGTCAGCAAAACCATCGACGAGGCGCGTATCCGCCTGGCTCATGCTGCCGGCTGCCGTCTGCTGGGCGAGAACAAGGTGCAGGAAGCTCACCGCAAATGGGAGGCGATGGCCGACCTGACCGATCTGCGCTGGTCGGTCATCGGTCATCTGCAAACCAACAAGGCAAGGCAGGTGGCGCGCTTCGCCGCCGAGTTCCAGGCTCTGGACAGCCTGCGCGTCGCCCGGGCGCTGGATCGCCACCTGCAGGCCGAGGGCCGCGCGCTCGATGTCTTCGTGCAGGTCAATACCTCCGGGGAAGCCAGCAAGTACGGTCTCGCGCCCGACGATGCGCCGGCCTTCATCGCGGCCTTGCCCGACTTCTCCTCCTTGCGGGTGCGCGGACTGATGACCCTTGCGCTGTTTTCCAGCGAGGCCGACCGTGTGCGTGAATGCTTCGCGCGATTGCGCGAGCTGCGCGACCGGTTGCGCCAGTGCGCCCCGGATGGCATCGGGCTGGATGAACTGTCGATGGGCATGTCCGGCGATTTCGAGATCGCCATCGAAGAGGGCGCCACCGTGGTGCGGGTCGGCCAGGCGATTTTCGGAGCCAGGGCGTTGCCGGACAGTTATTACTGGCCCGCCGGCGGCGATGCATGA
- the glyA gene encoding serine hydroxymethyltransferase — MHETDAMLATFDPELAEAIRREALRQEEHIELIASENYASPCVMAVQNSVFTNKYAEGYPGKRYYSGCDNVDIAERLALERVKALFGCDYANVQPHAGAQANAAVFLALTRPGDTVMGMNLAQGGHLTHGNPANFSGRHYTIVPYGLDAGTGLIDYDAMERTALACRPKLLIGGFSAYSRFADWERMRAIADKAGAMFWVDMAHVAGLVAAGEYPDPLPHAHVVTSTTHKTLRGPRGGIILSRGQAPDFYKKLDSAVFPGTQGGPLMHVIAAKAVAFREALAPEFKTYQKQVVANARAMAAVLRQRGYPIVSGGTDNHLMLIDLSAKPYTGRDADEALSRAGMTANKNSVPDDRRSPQVTSGLRIGTPAVTTRGFGVAECEQVAGWLCDVLDALEEGGSGTVTARIREQAASLCRRFPVYV, encoded by the coding sequence ATGCATGAAACAGACGCAATGCTTGCAACATTCGATCCGGAGCTGGCCGAGGCGATCCGGCGCGAAGCGCTACGCCAGGAAGAGCACATCGAATTGATCGCTTCCGAGAACTACGCCAGTCCGTGCGTCATGGCGGTCCAGAATTCGGTATTCACCAACAAATACGCGGAAGGCTATCCCGGCAAGCGCTATTACAGCGGCTGCGATAATGTGGATATTGCCGAACGGCTGGCCCTTGAGAGGGTCAAGGCGCTTTTCGGCTGCGATTACGCCAATGTCCAGCCCCATGCCGGCGCTCAGGCCAACGCGGCGGTGTTTCTGGCGTTGACCCGCCCAGGCGATACGGTGATGGGCATGAACCTGGCTCAGGGCGGTCACCTGACCCATGGCAATCCGGCCAATTTTTCCGGGCGGCATTACACGATCGTGCCCTATGGCCTCGATGCCGGCACAGGACTCATCGATTATGACGCGATGGAGCGCACCGCGCTGGCGTGCCGCCCGAAATTGCTCATCGGCGGGTTTTCGGCGTACTCGCGCTTCGCCGACTGGGAACGCATGCGCGCCATCGCCGACAAGGCCGGCGCGATGTTCTGGGTGGACATGGCCCATGTGGCCGGGCTGGTGGCGGCGGGCGAGTATCCGGATCCCCTGCCGCATGCCCATGTGGTGACCAGTACGACCCACAAGACACTGCGCGGGCCGCGCGGCGGCATCATTCTGTCGCGGGGGCAAGCGCCGGATTTCTATAAAAAACTCGATTCCGCGGTGTTTCCCGGCACGCAGGGCGGGCCGCTGATGCATGTGATCGCGGCCAAGGCCGTGGCCTTCAGGGAGGCGCTGGCTCCGGAATTCAAGACCTATCAGAAACAGGTTGTGGCCAATGCCCGCGCCATGGCCGCCGTGCTCCGGCAACGCGGCTACCCGATTGTCTCCGGCGGCACCGACAACCATCTGATGCTCATCGATCTTTCGGCGAAACCCTATACCGGCCGGGATGCGGACGAGGCGCTGAGCCGCGCCGGCATGACTGCCAACAAGAATTCGGTACCCGACGACCGGCGCTCGCCGCAGGTCACGTCCGGACTGCGCATCGGCACGCCGGCCGTGACTACCCGGGGCTTCGGTGTTGCCGAGTGCGAGCAGGTGGCCGGCTGGCTGTGCGATGTGCTGGATGCGCTTGAGGAAGGTGGCAGCGGCACGGTGACGGCGCGGATTCGGGAACAGGCCGCGTCGCTGTGCCGGCGTTTTCCCGTTTACGTGTGA
- a CDS encoding M12 family metallopeptidase produces the protein MMTSSGNRTALAGLLCLTLAGTALSGEHPAWVRDNDTLRDVPVRIVDGMALIDDIVLGQWHGIEAQGLSGWRPERVKGKRAAPGGNAPAKLWHGDSIPYAFDDSYNEEGRRVVRQAMALYRLQTGIRFVPRRQENHYVRFERGGGECVSRLGKVGGAQAITMNADCMVSLTDTLHHLGHTLGLQHAHQRPASPAAPPFLREGSMDLASAIDWQSDHLAQARKARPGYDLESVMHYDPHLRAGFDLRSVSTAPHYHPQWLSDGDVAQLASLYPGAARRAKDASLPREGQAGALTTPGGEACLGLAAGTSTPIPALVRCEPDTPRWRWDAQFRLRTDAAPGLCLTMPDKADQSPPRLAPCTTQHRQIWAFQDNMLTSRHLHNYGLIRTAQGKLAMRHLRGSGDAMLPSSLGPLWRWQTGAD, from the coding sequence ATGATGACATCTTCTGGCAACCGCACGGCACTGGCCGGTCTGCTGTGCCTCACGCTCGCCGGCACCGCCCTGTCCGGCGAACATCCCGCCTGGGTCCGCGACAACGATACCTTGCGCGACGTCCCGGTACGCATCGTCGACGGGATGGCGCTCATCGACGACATCGTGCTCGGGCAATGGCACGGCATTGAAGCGCAAGGGCTCTCAGGCTGGCGGCCCGAGCGAGTGAAAGGCAAGCGCGCGGCGCCCGGCGGCAATGCGCCGGCCAAACTCTGGCACGGCGACAGCATCCCCTACGCGTTCGACGACAGCTACAACGAGGAGGGCCGGCGCGTGGTGCGCCAGGCCATGGCGCTCTACCGGCTGCAAACCGGCATCCGCTTCGTCCCGCGCCGTCAGGAAAACCACTACGTCCGGTTCGAACGCGGCGGCGGCGAATGCGTCTCCCGCCTGGGCAAGGTCGGCGGAGCCCAAGCCATCACCATGAATGCGGACTGCATGGTTTCGCTGACCGACACCCTGCACCACCTCGGCCATACGCTGGGATTGCAGCATGCGCACCAGCGTCCCGCCTCACCTGCCGCGCCACCGTTCCTCAGGGAAGGATCCATGGACCTTGCATCGGCCATCGACTGGCAAAGCGACCACCTCGCGCAAGCGCGCAAGGCGAGGCCGGGTTACGACCTCGAATCAGTGATGCACTACGACCCTCACCTGCGCGCCGGATTCGACCTGCGCTCCGTGTCGACGGCGCCTCATTACCATCCGCAATGGCTGTCCGACGGGGATGTGGCGCAACTGGCATCGTTGTACCCCGGCGCCGCGCGCCGGGCGAAAGACGCCTCGCTGCCTCGCGAGGGACAAGCGGGCGCACTGACCACGCCGGGCGGCGAGGCTTGCCTCGGGCTGGCGGCGGGGACCTCGACGCCGATTCCCGCTCTGGTCCGCTGCGAACCGGACACGCCGCGCTGGCGCTGGGATGCCCAATTCCGTCTCCGGACGGACGCGGCTCCCGGCCTGTGCCTGACGATGCCGGACAAAGCGGATCAGAGTCCGCCGCGTCTTGCCCCATGTACAACCCAGCACCGGCAGATCTGGGCCTTTCAGGACAACATGCTGACTTCGCGCCATCTGCACAATTACGGGCTGATCCGAACCGCTCAGGGCAAGCTCGCGATGCGCCATTTGCGCGGTAGCGGCGACGCCATGCTGCCCTCGTCGCTGGGCCCGTTGTGGCGCTGGCAGACCGGCGCGGACTGA
- a CDS encoding carboxymuconolactone decarboxylase family protein, protein MKTPRLPYHQLAAESFNLLLAAKKVLFNGHLGQGFSALIWLRVSQINGCHFCIAKHTGEAREAGEAEARIATLAQWRDSDAFTPAEQAALEYAECITHLVDGVPDSVFLPLKAHFSDAYIAELTVTIGFMNALNRIAISMYGD, encoded by the coding sequence ATGAAAACTCCGCGACTGCCTTACCATCAATTGGCCGCCGAATCGTTCAACCTGCTGCTGGCCGCCAAGAAAGTGCTGTTCAACGGCCACCTGGGACAAGGTTTCTCGGCGCTGATCTGGCTGCGCGTCTCGCAGATCAACGGCTGCCATTTCTGCATCGCCAAACACACCGGGGAAGCGCGCGAGGCCGGCGAAGCCGAGGCACGCATCGCCACGCTGGCCCAATGGCGCGACAGCGACGCATTCACGCCCGCCGAACAGGCCGCCCTGGAGTACGCGGAGTGCATCACGCATTTGGTCGACGGTGTGCCCGACAGCGTATTTTTGCCGCTCAAGGCGCATTTCAGCGATGCCTACATCGCCGAACTGACCGTCACCATCGGTTTCATGAACGCGCTCAACCGGATCGCCATCAGCATGTACGGCGACTGA
- a CDS encoding GNAT family N-acetyltransferase: MSLDETVLAHAESHEGIAASFPLMRELRPHLNTPEEYVEQILRQQASGYHLLLAWRDGVVTGLAGYREQENLVYGRFLYIDDLVTLPSLRGAGLGARLLAACQEEAARRGCRKLVLDTRRDNVLAQRFYFRNGMLPHVMRFSRDLV, encoded by the coding sequence ATGTCCCTTGACGAAACCGTGCTGGCCCATGCCGAGAGCCACGAAGGCATCGCCGCCAGCTTCCCGCTGATGCGCGAGCTCCGCCCCCATCTGAATACCCCGGAAGAGTATGTAGAACAAATCCTGCGCCAACAGGCCTCGGGATACCACCTCCTGCTGGCCTGGCGCGATGGCGTGGTAACCGGGCTGGCCGGCTACCGCGAACAGGAAAACCTGGTTTACGGACGATTTTTGTATATCGACGATCTGGTCACCCTTCCCTCGCTGCGCGGCGCGGGTCTGGGCGCGCGCCTGCTCGCGGCCTGCCAGGAGGAAGCCGCGCGGCGGGGATGCCGGAAACTGGTGCTCGACACGCGTCGCGACAATGTTCTGGCGCAACGCTTTTATTTCCGCAACGGCATGCTGCCGCATGTCATGCGATTTTCCCGCGATCTTGTTTAA
- a CDS encoding PLP-dependent aminotransferase family protein, which produces MPNSLAGAELTARLDRAAPEPLGVQIARRLREAILCGDLSPGQRVPSIRALASELGVARGTVETVYAQLIGEGFLEAGGQAGTRVSAAIIKGGARHGADATPVAARQAVCMTLPYQPGLPALDAFPRKLWNRIALRAIRRQGADAFAYPDPCGYEPLRRAIAGYLRVARGIPCSADQVFVTAGYPLTLALLGRLLLSPADSVWIEDPGYPPVGAAITRAGATGIPVPVDDEGMRVDLAIGLAPDARLAVVTPSQHSPLGMPLSAARQTALLDWAASHGAWIIEDDYEGEFRHRGQTLPALAGLDRGERVIYAGTFSKTLYPGLRLSYFVAPPSLSEACAAACRAWSGPAPTLIQSMAAAFIEEGYFARHLKKMRALYRTRRALCEDGLREVFGSRVRISPQPGGMHLVASFDGMTDDRLAAARAREAGLAVIALSNWTRRAREEAGLMLGFANITSRDMSVDLARRLAHAIGQSSGVQTRKR; this is translated from the coding sequence ATGCCGAATTCCCTGGCCGGAGCCGAGCTGACCGCGCGGCTGGATCGGGCCGCCCCCGAGCCGTTGGGTGTGCAGATCGCCCGGCGTTTGCGCGAAGCGATTCTTTGCGGCGATCTTTCTCCCGGCCAGCGTGTTCCGTCGATCCGTGCGCTGGCCAGCGAACTTGGCGTGGCGCGTGGCACCGTCGAAACGGTCTATGCGCAGTTGATCGGCGAAGGCTTTCTGGAGGCGGGAGGGCAGGCCGGTACCCGTGTCAGCGCGGCGATCATCAAGGGAGGGGCGAGGCATGGCGCGGACGCCACGCCGGTGGCCGCGCGGCAAGCGGTTTGCATGACACTGCCTTACCAGCCCGGACTGCCGGCGCTGGACGCCTTTCCCCGCAAGCTCTGGAACCGCATCGCCCTGCGCGCGATCCGGCGGCAGGGCGCCGATGCGTTCGCCTACCCCGATCCGTGCGGATATGAACCGCTCAGGCGGGCCATCGCCGGCTATCTGCGTGTGGCGCGCGGCATTCCCTGTTCCGCCGATCAGGTATTCGTCACGGCGGGGTATCCGTTGACGCTGGCCTTGCTCGGCCGTCTTCTTCTGTCGCCGGCGGATTCGGTGTGGATCGAGGATCCGGGCTACCCGCCGGTGGGCGCGGCCATTACCCGCGCGGGTGCGACGGGTATCCCGGTGCCGGTCGATGACGAGGGGATGCGGGTCGATCTGGCCATCGGACTCGCGCCCGACGCGCGGCTGGCGGTGGTGACGCCAAGCCAGCACAGTCCTCTTGGCATGCCGTTGTCCGCGGCGCGGCAAACCGCGCTGCTCGACTGGGCGGCGAGCCACGGCGCCTGGATCATCGAGGACGATTACGAAGGCGAGTTCCGTCACCGCGGCCAGACCTTGCCGGCGCTGGCCGGGCTGGATCGCGGCGAGCGGGTGATCTACGCCGGCACCTTCAGCAAAACCCTGTATCCCGGATTGCGGCTGTCCTATTTCGTTGCCCCGCCATCGCTGAGCGAGGCCTGCGCCGCGGCCTGCCGGGCCTGGAGCGGACCCGCGCCGACGCTCATTCAGAGCATGGCCGCCGCGTTCATCGAGGAAGGGTATTTCGCGCGGCACCTGAAAAAAATGCGCGCGCTGTACCGGACTCGCCGGGCGCTGTGCGAAGACGGTTTGCGCGAGGTGTTCGGGAGTCGCGTGCGGATTTCTCCCCAGCCGGGCGGAATGCATCTTGTCGCGAGTTTTGACGGCATGACGGATGATCGTCTCGCCGCGGCGCGCGCCCGGGAGGCGGGGCTCGCGGTCATCGCGCTATCGAACTGGACGCGGCGCGCGCGGGAGGAGGCCGGGCTGATGCTGGGGTTCGCCAATATCACCTCCCGCGACATGTCGGTTGACCTTGCCCGGCGCCTCGCGCACGCCATCGGTCAGTCGTCGGGCGTGCAAACGCGCAAGCGGTGA
- a CDS encoding VOC family protein, with amino-acid sequence MIVPNLTILYVDNPLSSARFYEALLGRPPSTLYPTYAAFDLGDGRHLGLWSTTARDFVSSGTGHRSELAFMVAGDQDVDALHTAWTRLGVPVEQAPMDAVFGRTFVALDPDGHRLRVCTPDD; translated from the coding sequence ATGATCGTGCCCAATCTGACGATTCTGTATGTCGACAATCCCCTGTCGAGCGCCCGCTTCTACGAAGCGCTGCTCGGACGGCCACCCTCCACCCTGTACCCCACTTACGCCGCGTTCGATCTTGGCGACGGCCGCCATCTCGGGCTATGGTCGACCACGGCCCGCGACTTTGTCTCGTCGGGCACGGGGCATCGCTCGGAGCTGGCCTTCATGGTGGCGGGCGACCAGGACGTGGATGCCTTGCACACCGCCTGGACGCGGCTCGGCGTTCCTGTCGAACAAGCGCCCATGGACGCGGTGTTCGGCAGAACGTTTGTCGCCCTGGATCCGGACGGTCACCGCTTGCGCGTTTGCACGCCCGACGACTGA
- a CDS encoding helix-turn-helix transcriptional regulator: MQILRRHRFPVSGNALTSELGISLRTLYRDIASLQAQGADIRGEPGVGYVLRPGYLLPPLMFTPAELEALTLGFRWVAKWADPSLTGAAADALAKISAVLPEPLRHELDSVTLLVGPRGATDTEVVEPGVLREAIRTERKIRIAYRDAHGGDSERIVWPFALGYFQTSRILVAWCELRNDFRHFLTGRLRSMTVLDERYPRARMALVREWRNRRLDLRHRPDA, translated from the coding sequence ATGCAAATTCTGCGACGGCACCGGTTCCCGGTGAGCGGCAACGCGCTGACGTCAGAGTTGGGCATCAGTTTGCGGACACTCTACCGGGACATCGCGTCCTTGCAGGCGCAAGGCGCCGATATCCGTGGCGAGCCCGGAGTCGGCTATGTCTTGCGTCCCGGTTACCTGTTGCCGCCGCTCATGTTCACTCCGGCCGAACTGGAGGCACTGACGCTCGGCTTCCGCTGGGTCGCGAAATGGGCCGACCCGTCTTTGACCGGGGCCGCGGCCGACGCGCTCGCCAAGATTTCCGCCGTTTTGCCCGAACCATTGCGCCATGAGCTGGACTCCGTGACGCTGCTGGTCGGACCGCGCGGTGCCACCGATACGGAAGTCGTTGAACCGGGTGTGCTGCGCGAGGCGATCCGGACGGAACGCAAGATCAGGATCGCCTACCGGGATGCGCATGGCGGCGACTCCGAACGGATTGTCTGGCCTTTCGCGCTCGGTTATTTCCAAACCTCGAGAATCCTTGTGGCGTGGTGCGAGCTGCGTAACGATTTCCGGCATTTTCTGACCGGCCGCCTGCGTTCCATGACCGTGCTGGACGAGCGCTATCCCCGTGCGCGGATGGCGCTTGTCCGAGAATGGCGCAACAGGCGGCTGGATCTGCGCCATCGTCCCGATGCCTGA
- a CDS encoding acyl-CoA dehydrogenase C-terminal domain-containing protein, with protein sequence MPAYKAPLRDLHFVLNELIQVQDVIGKLPGYEEATEDIFASYLEAAAQFCENEVAPLNRSGDEAGCQFDPSTHSVTTPEGFRDAYRQYCELGFTALDCDPAYGGLGMPRTLAFPVMEMLCSANVAWSMYPGLSHGAYAAIHAHGTTEQKDTYLPHLVDGSWTGTMCLTEPHCGTDLGLLKSRAEPNGDGSYAITGTKIFISAGEHDLADNIIHLVLARLPDAPKDVKGISLFIVPKFLADGSRNAMHCGSLEHKMGIKANATAVLNFDGAKGFLIGEANRGLACMFTMMNAARLGCGMQGLGLGEASYQGALAYARERLQMRALNAPHSPDKPADPIIVHPDVRRMLLTQKAYTEAGRALTALLALQLDIEEKHPDPETRQDAADLVALLTPVAKAFMTDNGYEATNLGMQVFGGHGFIREWGMEQLVRDCRISQIYEGTNGIQAIDLLGRKVLLDQGQRLRKFTRLIHLFCKEHAENSQLKPFTEPLAALLKDVGDVTMHIGMAAMRDRDEAGAAASDYLRLIGHLTYAWLWARMAQTAAARLASDEDGFYQAKIETARFYITKLFPEVHTLIARIKAGAGPLMTLKEEHFF encoded by the coding sequence ATGCCCGCCTACAAGGCACCGCTGCGTGATTTGCACTTTGTGCTCAACGAATTGATTCAGGTCCAGGATGTCATCGGCAAACTGCCCGGTTACGAAGAGGCCACCGAAGATATTTTCGCATCCTACCTCGAGGCCGCGGCCCAGTTCTGCGAAAACGAAGTGGCTCCGCTCAACCGCAGCGGCGACGAGGCCGGTTGCCAATTCGACCCCTCGACGCACAGCGTCACCACCCCGGAAGGCTTCCGCGACGCCTACCGTCAGTACTGCGAACTGGGTTTTACCGCGCTTGACTGCGACCCGGCGTATGGCGGGCTTGGCATGCCGCGCACCCTGGCCTTCCCGGTCATGGAAATGCTCTGTTCGGCGAACGTTGCCTGGTCGATGTATCCTGGCCTGTCGCACGGCGCCTACGCGGCGATCCACGCGCACGGCACCACCGAGCAGAAAGACACCTACCTGCCGCATCTGGTCGACGGCAGCTGGACCGGCACCATGTGCCTGACCGAACCGCATTGCGGCACCGACCTCGGCCTTCTCAAATCGCGCGCGGAACCGAACGGCGACGGCAGCTACGCCATCACCGGCACCAAAATCTTCATTTCGGCGGGCGAACACGACCTCGCCGACAACATCATCCACCTGGTGCTGGCCCGTCTGCCCGACGCTCCCAAGGACGTCAAGGGCATTTCGCTGTTCATCGTGCCGAAATTCCTCGCCGACGGCAGCCGCAACGCCATGCACTGCGGCAGCCTGGAACACAAGATGGGCATCAAGGCCAATGCGACCGCCGTACTCAACTTCGACGGCGCCAAAGGTTTCCTGATCGGCGAGGCCAACCGCGGTCTCGCCTGCATGTTCACCATGATGAACGCCGCCCGCCTGGGCTGCGGCATGCAGGGTCTGGGTCTTGGCGAAGCGTCGTATCAGGGTGCGCTGGCCTACGCGCGCGAGCGTCTGCAAATGCGCGCGCTCAATGCGCCGCACAGCCCCGACAAGCCGGCCGACCCGATCATCGTCCACCCGGACGTGCGCCGCATGCTGCTGACCCAGAAGGCCTACACCGAGGCCGGCCGCGCGCTGACCGCGCTGCTCGCGCTGCAACTGGATATCGAAGAAAAGCACCCGGATCCGGAAACCCGTCAGGACGCGGCGGATCTGGTCGCCCTGCTCACCCCGGTGGCCAAGGCCTTCATGACCGATAACGGCTACGAGGCGACCAACCTTGGCATGCAAGTGTTCGGCGGTCACGGTTTCATCCGCGAATGGGGCATGGAGCAGTTGGTGCGCGATTGCCGCATCTCCCAGATCTACGAGGGCACCAACGGCATTCAGGCGATCGACCTGCTCGGCCGCAAGGTCCTGCTCGACCAGGGCCAGCGACTGCGCAAGTTCACCCGGCTGATTCATCTGTTCTGCAAGGAACACGCCGAGAACAGCCAGCTCAAGCCTTTTACCGAACCGCTGGCGGCACTGCTCAAGGACGTGGGCGACGTAACGATGCACATCGGCATGGCGGCGATGCGCGACCGCGACGAGGCCGGCGCGGCGGCCAGCGACTACCTGCGCCTGATCGGCCATCTGACCTACGCCTGGCTGTGGGCCCGCATGGCCCAAACGGCCGCTGCCCGTCTGGCCAGTGACGAGGATGGCTTCTATCAGGCGAAAATCGAGACGGCCCGCTTCTACATCACGAAGCTGTTCCCCGAGGTTCACACCTTGATCGCGCGCATCAAGGCGGGCGCGGGCCCCTTGATGACGCTGAAGGAAGAGCACTTCTTCTGA
- a CDS encoding NUDIX domain-containing protein has protein sequence MTVDLQEKTLEQTLVYEGGFLKVRRDTVALPDGKEAIREFILHPGAVAVLALTEDRHLVLERQYRYPAGREFLEIPAGKIDPDEAREATARRELFEETGYRASRWTYLGTSWPCIGYANEQISYFLAEELQKGERRLDEGEFLEVVTLPLEEAFRLSLEGGICDSKSLVGLYWLRAYLEGGLKGAAL, from the coding sequence ATGACCGTGGATCTTCAGGAAAAGACACTCGAACAGACGCTGGTGTATGAAGGGGGCTTTCTCAAGGTGCGCCGCGATACCGTGGCCTTGCCCGACGGCAAGGAGGCGATACGCGAATTCATTCTGCATCCCGGCGCGGTGGCGGTGCTCGCCCTGACCGAGGACCGTCATCTGGTGCTGGAACGCCAGTACCGTTATCCCGCCGGCCGCGAGTTCCTGGAAATCCCCGCCGGCAAAATCGATCCTGACGAGGCGCGCGAGGCGACCGCCCGCCGCGAACTGTTCGAGGAAACCGGTTACCGGGCCTCGCGCTGGACTTACCTGGGCACCAGTTGGCCATGCATCGGCTACGCCAATGAACAGATCAGCTACTTTCTTGCCGAGGAACTGCAAAAGGGCGAGCGCCGGCTCGACGAAGGCGAGTTTCTCGAAGTGGTGACCCTGCCGCTCGAGGAGGCGTTCCGCCTGTCGCTCGAAGGCGGCATTTGCGACAGCAAAAGCCTGGTGGGACTGTATTGGCTGCGCGCCTATCTGGAGGGAGGGCTGAAAGGTGCCGCCCTTTGA